Part of the Bacteroidales bacterium genome, TTGGGGCGCTTGTTTCATGCGATATCAGCGATAAAGCTCTTGGTACAGACATTTTGCCTCCGGGCGACAATGTGATAGTCTTTCATGATACCATCTTTGAGATTGATGCCTATTCCTTAAGAGGCAAACCGGTAGTAACTTCGGAAAGCCGTTTATCAGCCACCAGGTTGATGCTTCTGGGTTCGATGGAAGATACCATCATTGGGAGATCGACAGCCTCAATTGTCACTCAGTTTAACACGTCTCCCACCTATCAGGTGGCTGAAAATCTGGAGATTGATTCTCTGTTCCTGGCCCTCTATTTTTATGATTTTCTTGGAGATAAAGAGCAGGGCATTACGCTGTCGGTTTATGAGTTTACCGAGCGGCTTCTTATCGATACCACCTACTACTCCGATTACGGGATGGAGGGCTTATATAATCCGGTTCCACTGGTGCAGACGACCATTACTCCTGAAGATGACCAGACCTATGAACTGCTTATTGAAGACCAGGAGTTTTTAGATAAATTTCTGGCCATTCAATCGGATACCAACTATTTCTACAACGACTCCGTCTTCAAGGATTATTTTAACGGTTTTTATATCACGGCGGAACCCGTATCTTCTGAAGGGACCATGGGCAGGATACAGCTTTCCAGTGCCCTGTCGAGGCTGACTATGAAGTATGCCAATGATTCCACCGATGTGGACTCCACTGCCGAGCGCGATTTTGCCTATGCTCATTTCACCATCGATCAATTCAGCGCTCAAAAGATCAATTTGTTTGAACATGAGTATAGCGGCACTTTTCTTGACGAGATTATTGATGACCGGGATGCAGCCTCGCCCTATATGTATGTACAGGGCATGGCTGGCGTAAATACCCGCTTCTCTTTTGCCGGTCTCCAGGAATGGATGGATCAGAGCCCGTTGATTATCAACAGTGCCACCCTGGTCTTTGATGTGGTCCCGGAGGAAGAGAGTGGTATTTTGTATGAGGATCTGCCCGACAGATTGATGATCGGGACCATCCTGGATGATGATTCCTATGAACCCATTTACGATTATCAAATATTGATAAGCAACGATCCAAACCAGGTAGCCAGCAGGTTTGGCGGGTATAAAAAGGCCGAGTCTGAAGGCCTGTTCAGCGACACCACCTATACGTACCGTTTTAACATGGGACTGCACTTTCAGGCCATGGTGGATGGAGCAAAACCGGAAAATGATTTTATCCTCCAGTTACATGATGGCCTGGCCAATCCGAAATTTTCCAAGCTATGGAGTAACCTTCCTGCCAATGAAAGACGTATAAGGTTAGAAATCGTCTACCTGAAGCTTTAAGTATTAAAGCGCGGGTCTTTATTGTTTTAAACTATCATATTTATGTGTGGGATTGTTGGTTACATCGGAAACCGGGATGCATACCCGATACTTATAAAGGGCCTTAAGAGACTTGAATACCGCGGGTATGATTCTGCCGGAGTGGCCCTGCTAAACGGTGATACGGCTATCTATAAAAAGAAAGGCAAGGTAAACGATCTGGAAGATTTTGTGAGGGGGAAAGAGACGAAAAGCACGGTCGGAATCGGACATACCCGATGGGCCACCCATGGCGAGCCCAACGATTTGAATGCGCATCCGCACCACTCTGAGAAGGGGCTCTTTACCATTATACATAACGGAATTATTGAGAACTACTCGGTATTGAAAAAGACCCTGATGGACCAGGGGATGAAGTTCTACAGCGAAACCGATACAGAGGTGCTTGCCAATCTGATAGAGTTTATATATACCACGCAGAATGTGAGCGTTGAAGTGGCTGTCAGCCTGGCCTTACAAAAGGTCGATGGCGCCTATGGACTGGTGGTCCTCTCCAGGGAGGATCCCAACCTGATGATTGCAGCCCGGCGCAGTAGTCCCCTGGTAATCGGTCTGGGCAGCAATGAGTATTTTATCGCTTCCGATGCCTCTCCCATTGTGGAGTATACCGATCGGGTGATCTACCTGAACAATAATGATATTGCCCTGATCAGAAGAGACGAACTGGTTCTTAAGAATCTGGTCAGCGATGCCACTCAGGTAAATATTAAAACCCTGGATATGGGGATCTTTGAGATGGAGAAGCAGGGCTACGAGCACTTCATGCTGAAGGAGATCTTTGAACAGCCCCGGTCGATCATGGATACTTTCAGGGGAAGGATTCAGTTAGAGAGCAATGAGATCAGGCTGGGAGGCTTACTGGATGTTAAGGAGCAACTGGTGAATGCCAGGCGCATCGTGGTTATAGCCTGTGGGACCTCCTGGCATGCCGGATTGGTTGGAGAATACCTGATCGAGGATCTGGCGCGGATTCCGGTGGAGGTGGAGTATGCCTCTGAATTCAGATACCGGAACCCCATGATTGGTCCGGACGATGTGGTCCTGGCCATCAGTCAGAGCGGGGAGACCGCCGATACCCTGGCGGCCATACAACTGGCCAGGGATGCGGGGGCCCTGGTGCTGGGTATCTGTAATGTGGCGGGTTCAAGTATTTCGCGCGAAACACATGCAGGAGTTTATACCCATGCAGGAATCGAAATAGGGGTCGCCTCCACCAAGGCATTTACGGCACAGGTGACCGTGCTCACCATGATGGCAATTATGATCGGCAAGGAGAAAGGCCTGCTTACGGACCAGCGTTTCAGACAACTCCTCAGGGAGTTAAGTAATATTCCCGGGAAGATTGAGAAGATCCTGGAACTGAATGAAGAGTTCAAACGCATTGCAGAGATTTATAAAGATGCTACCAATGCGCTGTATCTGGGTCGCGGAGTCTCTTTTCCCGTGGCCCTGGAGGGGGCACTTAAGCTAAAAGAGATTTCTTACATACATGCAGAAGGCTATCCGGCGGCAGAGATGAAGCATGGTCCCATTGCCCTGATCGATGAGAATATGCCGGTGGTTTTTATTGCCACGAGAGATGGTTCATACGAAAAAATTGTCAGCAATATCCAGGAAGTAAAAGCGAGGAACGGTGTGGTCATCGCCATTGTCACCGAAGGAGATACCATTATCAGGGAGATGGCCGATCATGTGATCGAAATTCCGGAAACCGATGAATCCCTGGTGTCGCTGACCGCTGTGGTTCCCCTGCAGTTAATTGCCTATCATATCGCCCTGATGCGGGGATGTAATGTGGACCAGCCCAGGAACCTGGCTAAATCAGTAACGGTGGAATAGCCGGGCGTTCTGGCCGGAACTCAGGATCATCTCTTTTCATACTGCGACCTGTAGTAGGACTGATAGGCCCCGGAAGTGACATGTTCCATCCATTTGCTGTTCCGGAGGTACCAGTCCACCGTTAGCGCCAGTCCCTGTTCAAAGGTAAGTGAGGGTTTCCAGTTCAGCTCCTCCTGAATTCTTGTACTGTCGATGGCATACCGCAGATCGTGTCCGGCCCTGTCTTTCACGAAGCTAATGAGCTTCTCCGAGCTGCCCGGGGCTCTTCCCAGCTTCTCATCCACGATCCGGCAGAGCAGCCTGATCAGGTCGATGTTCTTCCACTCGTTCAGTCCCCCGATATTATAGGTACGCCCATTACTGCCTTTCCGGAAAATAAGTTCGATGGCCGCGGCATGATCTTCCACATAGAGCCAGTCCCGGATGTTTTCGCCCTTCCCGTAGATCGGGATAGGCTTTTTGTTCAATATATGATGAATGGCCAGCGGAATCAGTTTCTCGGGGAACTGATTGGGACCGTAATTGTTGGAGCAGTTGGAGAGTACAACCGGGAGGCCGTATGTATGATAATACGCCCGGACCAGGTGGTCTGAGCTCGCCTTGGAAGCCGAATACGGACTGCGGGGATCATAGGCGCTCTCTTCTGTAAAAAGGCCATCCGGGCCTAGGCTCCCGTAAACCTCATCGGTAGAGATGTGGTAGAAACGCTTACCCTCGAAACTGGTCCATGCTTTCCGGCAGGCATTCAGCAGGTTCACCGTTCCCACAATATTGGTGTTGATGAATGCCATAGGATCCGCAATGGAACGGTCCACATGGGATTCAGCTGCCAGGTGAATCACCCCATCGATCTCTTCTCTGTCAAAGAGTTTTTCCAGGAAAGCCACATCTGTAATGTCTCCGTGAATAAACTGATAGTTGGGAGCGTTTTCAATATCCTTTAAGTTTTCCAGGTTGCCAGCGTAGGTCAGCCAGTCCAGGTTCAGTATCAGAAGGCCGGGATTATTCGTGATCAGGCGCCTGATCACGTGTGATCCGATAAAACCGGCTCCGCCGGTAATCAGGATGGTTTTCATGTATGTTTGTTTTTTGCTTTTATATTTGACTCCCAAATCCAGGCCGACAGCAGGGTCTCTTCAATCCCTTTCTCAGATTTCCAGCCCAGTTCACGGTTGGCGTAGGAGGTGTCTGCATAGACTTTTTCGATATCTCCTTCCCGGCGATCCACCACCCTGTAGCTAAGCTTTTGTCCTGTGGCCTTTTCGAAGGCATGAATGATTTCAAAAACGGAGAGTCCCCGTCCGGTTCCCAGGTTAAACACTTCGAAAGGGGCTTTTTGCTTATGTTCGAGCAGCCGCCTGATGGCTGTCACATGTGCCCTGGCCAGATCCACCACATTGATATAATCGCGGATAGCCGATCCATCCGGGGTATTGTAATCATCCCCGTATACACTCAGGAATTCCCGGAGTCCGGCAGCAGTCTGTGTAATAAAGGGAACCAGGTTATTGGGCACCCCGATGGGCAATTCTCCGATCAGGCCCGATGGATGTGCCCCGATGGGATTGAAATAACGAAGTGATATGACCCCTTTCCCTGTGACGGAGCGCATGGTATCCTGCAGTATTTCCTCACTGATCTGCTTGGTATTCCCATAGGGCGATCCGGCCTTTTTTATGGGTGTATTTTCTGTGACCGGAAGTTCGTCGGGCTCTCCATACACGGTGCAGGAAGAGGAAAAAACCATATAATCGACAGAAAAGTGCTTCATGGCCTCCAGAAGGTGGATCAGAGACAGCAGATTGTTTTCATAATATTCCAGCGGTTTCTCCACACTTTCACCTACTGCTTTAAAAGCAGCAAAATGGATGATGGCGCTTATATCCGGATGTTTCTCAAACACTCCAAAGGTGGCTTCCCGGTCCCTCAGGTCCACTTCTTCGAAACGGGGCCGTATGCCGGTAATGGATTCGATCCCGTCCAGAACCGACCGTTCGGAGTTGGAGAGATTGTCCACAATCACCACTTCCATTCCTGCTTCCAGCAGTTCCACCACTGTATGGGATCCGATATATCCCGCTCCACCGCTTACAAGAATTTTGGTCATAGACTTGTTTATTACAGACTCCAGTATTTAAGGCTGGTTATTTTGCCGCGGAATATTCCCTTCAAATCGGCAAAGACCGCTCCTTCATGCGCGATAGAGCGGAAATAGTCCTCATTCAGCCTGGTGTATTCCCTGTGATTCACTGCCACCACAATGCCGTGGTAGGGTCCTTTAATGGAGGGAGAAAGCTCAAAACCATATTCCTCTTTGATCTCCCGGGGTGAAGCATAAGGATCAACCACTTCCACTTTAACGCCAAATTCTTTCAGCTCCTTAATGACATCGGCTACTTTCGAATTTCTTATATCACTGACATTTTCTTTGAAAGTGGCCCCCATAACCAGCACCCGGCACTCTTTCAGGTTGGGGAAGTTGGAGGAAAGTTTAAGGGTGACCTGGCGGGCCACGTAAGCTCCCATGCTATCATTAATCCCCCGGCCGGAGGTTATGATTTGTGCATGATGCCCGAATTTGGATGACTTATAGGTGAGGTAGTAGGGATCCACGCCAATACAGTGCCCGCCCACCAGGCCGGGAAAGAAGTTCAGGAAATTCCACTTGGTACCGGCAGCTTCAAGCACTTCATAGGTATTGATGCCCATCTTGTTGAAGATCATGGAGAGTTCATTCATAAAGGCGATGTTGATATCGCGCTGTGTATTCTCGATGATCTTGGCGGCTTCGGCGACCTTGATGGAACTGGCCCGGTGCACCCCTGCCGTAATGACCAGTTCGTAGGTCCTGGCGATCTCTTCGGCCGACTCGGCATCGCAACCCGAGGTAACCTTGGTAATGCGTGTCAGGGTATGTTCCCGGTCGCCTGGGTTGATCCTTTCGGGCGAAAATCCGACTTTGAACTGACTCATGTATTCCAGACCGGATATCTCGCGGAGCAGCGGAATACAATCCTCTTCTGTACATCCCGGATAAACGGTGGATTCGTAGACGACATAATCGCCTTCGGACAACACCTTTGCCACGGTGGTTGTGGCCGAGAGCACGGGAGAAAGATCCGGGTTTTTGTGTTCATCAATGGGAGTGGGGACGGCCACTATAAAAAAAGAGGCCTCGCGAAGATCCTGGATATCACAGGTAAAAGTGATATCACATCCTTCAAAGTCTTTGCTGGACAGTTCATGACTGGGATCCACTTTGTTTTTCATCATCTCCACCCTCTCGGGTTTGATATCAAATCCGATTACAGTAATTTTCTTTGCAAATTCCAGGGCAATGGGCAGCCCCACATATCCCAGGCCAATAACGGCCATCTTTTTTTTGCCGCTCAGCAGATCGTTATAAATCATTTTTAATGTTTTTGATTATTGGATGATAATCCCCTTTTATTCCAACAGGTTCGGAGTTACGAATGTTATATACTATGCCGATGGAAGTCCGGGCGGCATCCAGTCCGTAGCCCTTTCCTTCCAGGATTTTTTCATAGGCGATGGTATGCAGATCGGTAAACCCGCCGCTGAATTCAATTTCTTCCCCGTCAACCGTAATGGAACGGTAGGTTCTTTTTCCGCTTTTTTTAATCTGGTCCGGGATATCGTTGTAATCAATACTCAGGAACCAGCGGACCCGGGCCCTTTCCAGTTCAAGGTATCCGGCAGCCTTATTCTTTTTGATAAAATGAACCCGGTTCTCCTTCACATCCCCGAAGATCCAGGTTAACATATCAAAGAAATGGACCCCAATGTTGGTGTGGACCCCTCCCGATTTTTCCTCTTTCCCTTTCCAGGAGTAATGGTACCAGTTGCCCCGGCTGGTAATATAGGACAGATCGATATCATACACCTGTCCGGGAGGGTCCTTGCTTACCTTCTCTTTCAGATCCATGATGGTCTGGTGATGGCGGAGCTGGAGGATGTTCCAGACCTTTTGGCCGGTTTCTCCCTCATAGTCCTTCAGCGCATCAATATTCCAGGGATTCAGTACCAGGGGTTTCTCACAAATGGCATTTGCACCGTTACGCAGGGCGAAACGGATATGTGAATCGTGCAGGTAGTTGGGAGAGCAGATGCTTACATAATCCACATGGGTCCCCAGGCGGTTTAATTTGGCAATATGCCGGTCGAAACGTTCAAATTCGGTAAAAAAATCGGCCTCAGGAAAATAACTGTCCAGAAAGCCTACACTGTCAAAGGGATCCAGGGCGGCCACCAGGTTGTTATTTGTCTCCTTTACTGCTCTCACATGCCTGACTGCAATATAGCCTGCAATGCCGATTACGGCAAAATTCCTGGGCGATTTATTCATTTGCTGATTCTGTTTTGGTGATCATATCTCCATTAAGTTTGTAGGTCTCCCCGCTTTCGGGACAGCTTGCCAGTCCTTCCCTGTTAAAAACCAGGCGATGACCGTATTCGCTCATCCATCCGATTTGTTTGGATGGATTGCCTACCACCAGGGCATAGGCCGGTACCTCCCGGATAACGACGGCACCTGCTCCTATAAACG contains:
- a CDS encoding DUF4270 family protein, which translates into the protein MKKRELQFLAIVTGLIGALVSCDISDKALGTDILPPGDNVIVFHDTIFEIDAYSLRGKPVVTSESRLSATRLMLLGSMEDTIIGRSTASIVTQFNTSPTYQVAENLEIDSLFLALYFYDFLGDKEQGITLSVYEFTERLLIDTTYYSDYGMEGLYNPVPLVQTTITPEDDQTYELLIEDQEFLDKFLAIQSDTNYFYNDSVFKDYFNGFYITAEPVSSEGTMGRIQLSSALSRLTMKYANDSTDVDSTAERDFAYAHFTIDQFSAQKINLFEHEYSGTFLDEIIDDRDAASPYMYVQGMAGVNTRFSFAGLQEWMDQSPLIINSATLVFDVVPEEESGILYEDLPDRLMIGTILDDDSYEPIYDYQILISNDPNQVASRFGGYKKAESEGLFSDTTYTYRFNMGLHFQAMVDGAKPENDFILQLHDGLANPKFSKLWSNLPANERRIRLEIVYLKL
- the glmS gene encoding glutamine--fructose-6-phosphate transaminase (isomerizing), translated to MCGIVGYIGNRDAYPILIKGLKRLEYRGYDSAGVALLNGDTAIYKKKGKVNDLEDFVRGKETKSTVGIGHTRWATHGEPNDLNAHPHHSEKGLFTIIHNGIIENYSVLKKTLMDQGMKFYSETDTEVLANLIEFIYTTQNVSVEVAVSLALQKVDGAYGLVVLSREDPNLMIAARRSSPLVIGLGSNEYFIASDASPIVEYTDRVIYLNNNDIALIRRDELVLKNLVSDATQVNIKTLDMGIFEMEKQGYEHFMLKEIFEQPRSIMDTFRGRIQLESNEIRLGGLLDVKEQLVNARRIVVIACGTSWHAGLVGEYLIEDLARIPVEVEYASEFRYRNPMIGPDDVVLAISQSGETADTLAAIQLARDAGALVLGICNVAGSSISRETHAGVYTHAGIEIGVASTKAFTAQVTVLTMMAIMIGKEKGLLTDQRFRQLLRELSNIPGKIEKILELNEEFKRIAEIYKDATNALYLGRGVSFPVALEGALKLKEISYIHAEGYPAAEMKHGPIALIDENMPVVFIATRDGSYEKIVSNIQEVKARNGVVIAIVTEGDTIIREMADHVIEIPETDESLVSLTAVVPLQLIAYHIALMRGCNVDQPRNLAKSVTVE
- the rfbB gene encoding dTDP-glucose 4,6-dehydratase; amino-acid sequence: MKTILITGGAGFIGSHVIRRLITNNPGLLILNLDWLTYAGNLENLKDIENAPNYQFIHGDITDVAFLEKLFDREEIDGVIHLAAESHVDRSIADPMAFINTNIVGTVNLLNACRKAWTSFEGKRFYHISTDEVYGSLGPDGLFTEESAYDPRSPYSASKASSDHLVRAYYHTYGLPVVLSNCSNNYGPNQFPEKLIPLAIHHILNKKPIPIYGKGENIRDWLYVEDHAAAIELIFRKGSNGRTYNIGGLNEWKNIDLIRLLCRIVDEKLGRAPGSSEKLISFVKDRAGHDLRYAIDSTRIQEELNWKPSLTFEQGLALTVDWYLRNSKWMEHVTSGAYQSYYRSQYEKR
- the galE gene encoding UDP-glucose 4-epimerase GalE, whose amino-acid sequence is MTKILVSGGAGYIGSHTVVELLEAGMEVVIVDNLSNSERSVLDGIESITGIRPRFEEVDLRDREATFGVFEKHPDISAIIHFAAFKAVGESVEKPLEYYENNLLSLIHLLEAMKHFSVDYMVFSSSCTVYGEPDELPVTENTPIKKAGSPYGNTKQISEEILQDTMRSVTGKGVISLRYFNPIGAHPSGLIGELPIGVPNNLVPFITQTAAGLREFLSVYGDDYNTPDGSAIRDYINVVDLARAHVTAIRRLLEHKQKAPFEVFNLGTGRGLSVFEIIHAFEKATGQKLSYRVVDRREGDIEKVYADTSYANRELGWKSEKGIEETLLSAWIWESNIKAKNKHT
- a CDS encoding nucleotide sugar dehydrogenase is translated as MYNDLLSGKKKMAVIGLGYVGLPIALEFAKKITVIGFDIKPERVEMMKNKVDPSHELSSKDFEGCDITFTCDIQDLREASFFIVAVPTPIDEHKNPDLSPVLSATTTVAKVLSEGDYVVYESTVYPGCTEEDCIPLLREISGLEYMSQFKVGFSPERINPGDREHTLTRITKVTSGCDAESAEEIARTYELVITAGVHRASSIKVAEAAKIIENTQRDINIAFMNELSMIFNKMGINTYEVLEAAGTKWNFLNFFPGLVGGHCIGVDPYYLTYKSSKFGHHAQIITSGRGINDSMGAYVARQVTLKLSSNFPNLKECRVLVMGATFKENVSDIRNSKVADVIKELKEFGVKVEVVDPYASPREIKEEYGFELSPSIKGPYHGIVVAVNHREYTRLNEDYFRSIAHEGAVFADLKGIFRGKITSLKYWSL
- a CDS encoding Gfo/Idh/MocA family oxidoreductase → MNKSPRNFAVIGIAGYIAVRHVRAVKETNNNLVAALDPFDSVGFLDSYFPEADFFTEFERFDRHIAKLNRLGTHVDYVSICSPNYLHDSHIRFALRNGANAICEKPLVLNPWNIDALKDYEGETGQKVWNILQLRHHQTIMDLKEKVSKDPPGQVYDIDLSYITSRGNWYHYSWKGKEEKSGGVHTNIGVHFFDMLTWIFGDVKENRVHFIKKNKAAGYLELERARVRWFLSIDYNDIPDQIKKSGKRTYRSITVDGEEIEFSGGFTDLHTIAYEKILEGKGYGLDAARTSIGIVYNIRNSEPVGIKGDYHPIIKNIKNDL